The following are from one region of the Gammaproteobacteria bacterium genome:
- a CDS encoding AbrB/MazE/SpoVT family DNA-binding domain-containing protein → MSAATITSKGQITIPKDVRSRLGVSTGDRVEFVEIQAGVFQIVAATQDVRSLKGIVAKPKKPVTIEDMDRAIIEMGGSN, encoded by the coding sequence ATGAGCGCGGCGACAATAACCAGCAAAGGCCAGATTACTATTCCAAAGGACGTAAGATCCCGTCTTGGCGTTAGCACCGGTGACCGAGTGGAGTTCGTCGAAATCCAAGCGGGTGTCTTTCAGATCGTTGCCGCAACGCAAGACGTGCGATCCCTCAAAGGCATCGTGGCAAAACCAAAAAAACCAGTCACCATTGAAGACATGGACAGAGCCATTATTGAAATGGGAGGATCGAATTGA